A stretch of DNA from Verrucomicrobiia bacterium:
TTTGCCCGTGATTCAGGAATTCTTCTTTCGCCTGTTCCAGGACTTCGAGAGGCAGCGCCCCCGGCCCCGCGTTGAAGTTGAAAATTCGGTCCGTCATTTTAGCCTCGCTCGTTTTCATGTCAGGATGCCTTCTTTTCTGCCGCGGCGATCAAGTCGAGAAAAAGGTCCGCGATGCCCGGGTGGATGCCCACCGGCGGGGTCAGACAGAACTTGATGCCCGGATGGTTTTTCGCGGCCGCTTCGACAAGGGCCGGGATGTCTTTCAAGACGTGGTTTCCGGAATTCAAAAAATTAAGCAGGATAACGATCTCGGAGGCCCCCTGCTTCACGCAGGCCTCAATGCCTTCAGGAACCGACGGGGATTCGGCCTCGAGAAAGGCACATTGTACCACAGGAAATCCTCCCCGCGCCTTAAGAACCTCGGCCAGATGGAGGTTTTCACGCTTGGAGGCGGCGGAGCGGCTGCCGTGAGAAACCAGCAGGACGGCCTTCACGGGCTAGCCCTGGGCGATCTTCAGCGCGGCCATGACGGCCACGCCCAGGACGATCATGATGAGCTGTCCCGAAGAGGTGCGGATGTCGACGTCATGGTGAAGCTCCGGAATCAGGTCGGAACCGGCAATGTAGATGAAGCCGCCGGCCGTGATCGGAAGGAGGATCGCGCCGAAAGACCGGACGTGCACGCCCACGATCAGGGCGAGCGCCACGCCGACAAATGCCCCGAAGCTCGACAGGAGATTGTAAAAAATCGCCTTGCGGGGCGGAAGCCCGCCGTGCACCAGGATGCCGAAGTCGCCGATTTCCTGCGGGATTTCATGGAAGAGGACCGCAAGCGTCGTCGTGAGGCCG
This window harbors:
- a CDS encoding CbiX/SirB N-terminal domain-containing protein, encoding MKAVLLVSHGSRSAASKRENLHLAEVLKARGGFPVVQCAFLEAESPSVPEGIEACVKQGASEIVILLNFLNSGNHVLKDIPALVEAAAKNHPGIKFCLTPPVGIHPGIADLFLDLIAAAEKKAS
- a CDS encoding ZIP family metal transporter; translation: ILYLVSFAVGALFGDAVIHILPESYEQLGRGLDTSLWVMGGILGFFLLEKFLRWRHCHVMTPEEEHLHPVVSMNLVGDFVHNFIDGLMIGVSYSASLALGLTTTLAVLFHEIPQEIGDFGILVHGGLPPRKAIFYNLLSSFGAFVGVALALIVGVHVRSFGAILLPITAGGFIYIAGSDLIPELHHDVDIRTSSGQLIMIVLGVAVMAALKIAQG